Proteins encoded in a region of the Pyxidicoccus trucidator genome:
- a CDS encoding adenylate/guanylate cyclase domain-containing protein has translation MMRGQQASTGPDVAGWLVSEARSLEGPAPLLDALCQRLVAQGVPLARASIVLFTLHPLLHGRSFRWRPGQRVSTEVHPHGLQHLPGFALSPFKALLDGSPGLHRRLEEPPAPDDFPMYAELRADGLTDYVALPLCFSDGARHAVSWATSAPGGFTDAHLALLHGLHPLLQLVLEVLARKDMTGVLLDTYLGKDTGRRILQGQIRRGDGETTSAVICLSDLRSFTALSDALPRDSLLELLNAYFETMVTAFHAHGAEVLKFMGDAVLAIFRIDAESPVEERCAAAARTIREAVAASSRDNAERRRKGLPTYEFGAALHVGDVMYGNIGASDRLDFTVIGPAVNLASRIGGLCAALNEPVLLSEAFASHFRGGTRDLGEHVLKGVGLPVRIHTLEAEAAVDSNSLTAA, from the coding sequence ATGATGCGTGGACAGCAGGCCAGCACCGGCCCTGACGTCGCGGGCTGGCTCGTGTCCGAGGCGCGGAGCCTGGAGGGCCCGGCCCCGCTGCTCGACGCCCTCTGCCAGCGCTTGGTGGCTCAGGGTGTCCCTCTCGCCCGCGCGTCCATCGTCCTCTTCACCCTGCACCCGCTGCTGCACGGCCGCAGCTTCCGCTGGCGCCCCGGGCAGCGGGTCTCCACCGAGGTCCACCCGCACGGCCTCCAGCACCTGCCCGGCTTCGCGCTCAGCCCCTTCAAGGCGCTGCTCGACGGCTCTCCCGGCCTCCACCGCCGCCTGGAGGAGCCGCCCGCGCCGGACGACTTCCCCATGTACGCCGAGCTGCGCGCGGACGGCCTCACCGACTACGTGGCGCTGCCGCTGTGCTTCAGCGACGGCGCGCGCCATGCCGTCTCTTGGGCCACCTCCGCTCCGGGTGGCTTCACGGATGCGCACCTCGCGCTGCTCCATGGCTTGCACCCGTTGCTGCAGCTCGTGCTGGAGGTCCTCGCGCGCAAGGACATGACGGGCGTGCTGCTGGACACGTACCTGGGCAAGGACACGGGCCGGCGCATCCTTCAGGGACAGATTCGACGGGGCGACGGAGAGACGACCTCCGCCGTCATCTGCCTGAGTGACTTGCGCAGCTTCACCGCGCTGTCGGACGCGCTCCCGCGTGACTCGCTGCTGGAGCTGCTCAACGCGTACTTCGAGACCATGGTGACAGCCTTCCACGCGCACGGCGCGGAGGTGCTCAAGTTCATGGGCGACGCGGTGCTCGCCATCTTCCGCATCGACGCGGAGTCGCCGGTGGAGGAGCGCTGCGCGGCCGCCGCCCGCACCATCCGCGAGGCCGTGGCCGCCAGTTCGCGCGACAACGCCGAGCGCCGCCGCAAGGGCCTGCCCACGTACGAGTTCGGCGCCGCGCTCCACGTGGGCGACGTCATGTACGGCAACATCGGCGCGTCGGACCGGCTGGACTTCACCGTCATCGGCCCGGCCGTCAACCTCGCCAGCCGCATCGGCGGGCTGTGCGCCGCGCTCAATGAGCCCGTGCTCCTGTCGGAGGCCTTTGCCTCCCACTTCCGTGGCGGCACGCGAGACCTGGGCGAGCACGTGCTCAAGGGCGTGGGCCTGCCCGTGCGCATCCACACGCTCGAAGCCGAGGCCGCTGTCGACTCCAATTCGCTCACCGCCGCCTGA
- a CDS encoding MDR family MFS transporter produces MASSAAPASADLLPAAFPAFTRAQKVFTMLGALLGLLLAALDQTIVATAGPAIQADLRIPASHYAWLTTSYMVASTMMVPVWGKLSDLLGRRTVLAVGILIFLAGSFLCGVARSTLALILFRAVQGLGSAALFTAALAVVADLFEPRERGKYQGLFGAVFGLSSVVGPLVGGFITDHLGWHWVFFINLPVGAVALALVLLRMPKLRPEGAGQGGLDLPGAGALAMAVVPLLLALSMGRSDGGAWAWSSWRILGLFALAVVGTAMFLRLEAHAKEPLLDLKLFRLRAFSTGNAAVFIIGAVFLSGVVFLPLFMVNVVGLSATRSGLTITPLTLGVVAGNVLSGQLVSKLGRYKVLLLGSLVLLVVGFAVMGFTLTPDSTQAEVTAKMVLVGLGLGPSIPLFTMAIQNAVPPQRIGVATSAATFFRQLGMTMGVALLGTVFAATLSSELGARMPAATAGLPESVRAQVAVATPGTSGEGAPAGGSFQAGEVKARLRTEFDAERRRVGATERARVDAEEQRALESVDQAWQALKASFTSGVSAVYRVAILIALLALGVTCFLPEQPLRRGRGPAPAE; encoded by the coding sequence ATGGCCTCGTCCGCCGCTCCAGCCTCCGCCGACCTCCTGCCCGCCGCGTTCCCCGCGTTCACTCGCGCACAGAAGGTCTTCACGATGCTGGGGGCGCTGCTGGGGCTGCTGCTCGCGGCGCTGGATCAGACAATCGTCGCGACCGCGGGGCCGGCCATCCAGGCAGACCTGCGCATCCCCGCGTCGCACTACGCGTGGCTCACCACGTCGTACATGGTGGCGTCCACGATGATGGTGCCGGTGTGGGGGAAGCTGTCCGACCTGCTGGGCCGGCGGACGGTGCTGGCGGTGGGCATCCTCATCTTCCTCGCGGGCAGCTTCCTGTGCGGAGTGGCCCGGTCCACGCTGGCGCTCATCCTCTTCCGCGCGGTGCAGGGGCTGGGCAGCGCGGCGCTCTTCACCGCGGCGCTGGCGGTGGTGGCGGACCTCTTCGAGCCTCGCGAGCGAGGAAAGTACCAGGGCCTCTTCGGCGCGGTGTTCGGCCTGTCGAGCGTGGTGGGCCCGCTGGTGGGCGGCTTCATCACCGACCACCTGGGCTGGCACTGGGTGTTCTTCATCAACCTGCCGGTGGGCGCGGTGGCGCTGGCGCTCGTCCTGCTGCGCATGCCGAAGCTGCGGCCCGAGGGCGCGGGACAGGGAGGACTGGACCTGCCCGGCGCAGGGGCGCTCGCGATGGCGGTGGTGCCACTGCTGCTGGCGCTCAGCATGGGGCGAAGTGACGGCGGCGCGTGGGCCTGGAGTTCGTGGCGCATCCTGGGGCTGTTCGCGTTGGCCGTGGTGGGCACGGCGATGTTCCTGCGGCTGGAGGCGCACGCGAAGGAGCCGCTGCTGGACCTGAAGCTGTTCCGCCTGCGCGCCTTCAGCACGGGGAACGCGGCGGTGTTCATCATCGGTGCGGTGTTCCTGTCGGGCGTCGTCTTCCTGCCGCTGTTCATGGTGAACGTGGTGGGACTGTCGGCGACGCGCTCGGGGCTGACGATTACGCCGCTGACGCTGGGCGTGGTGGCGGGCAACGTGCTCAGCGGGCAGCTGGTGTCGAAGCTGGGCCGATACAAGGTGCTGCTGCTGGGCTCGCTCGTGCTGCTGGTGGTGGGCTTCGCGGTGATGGGCTTCACGCTGACGCCCGACTCCACCCAGGCCGAGGTGACGGCGAAGATGGTGCTGGTGGGCCTGGGCCTGGGGCCGTCGATTCCGCTGTTCACGATGGCCATCCAGAACGCCGTGCCGCCTCAGCGGATTGGCGTGGCCACGTCAGCGGCCACCTTCTTCCGGCAGCTCGGGATGACCATGGGCGTGGCGCTGCTGGGCACGGTGTTCGCGGCCACGCTGTCGAGCGAGCTGGGGGCACGCATGCCCGCGGCCACCGCCGGACTCCCAGAGTCGGTGCGGGCCCAGGTGGCGGTGGCGACGCCCGGGACGAGCGGTGAAGGAGCCCCGGCGGGCGGGAGCTTCCAGGCCGGAGAGGTGAAGGCGCGGCTGCGCACGGAGTTCGACGCCGAGCGCCGCCGGGTGGGTGCAACGGAGCGCGCGCGGGTGGACGCGGAGGAGCAGCGCGCGCTGGAGTCAGTGGACCAGGCCTGGCAGGCGTTGAAGGCGTCCTTCACGAGCGGCGTGTCGGCGGTGTACCGCGTGGCCATCCTCATCGCGCTGCTGGCGCTGGGGGTGACGTGCTTCCTGCCGGAGCAACCGCTGCGGCGAGGACGCGGGCCCGCGCCAGCGGAATGA
- a CDS encoding lysyl oxidase family protein, with protein MQQFRALTLSTLLALSLCACPGDPDPIPDAGADAGEPDAGGPDAGEPDAGEPDAGEPDAGEPDAGPGDAGPVLSDVPVWEVKHDPEYTAGCFGRSIAMGDLNGDGQKDLVVAAPPCLTTTRDPGRLSIFTGEAPYFTKQPLSTVMNWRNASTRTNGNQMVVSTGNVDGDAYADVLVSGQYGLLVFKGRTDLGQLFAEPLFLVPGGGVYNNAVLADVDGDGLDDLVSVKGTQVSVYRATPGAEGGPFTLVPRTQALFTNSVRRAGDFNGDGAQDLVVNNGSSFGLFLGCKAGGTLECDGLLARSATWGVASRTLALLPDLNGDGTSESFQGPGGGTQQLHLSDAQSPTGFSATPVWTAMADPVFSLFGNVIVSAGDVDGDGQRNDFIVGSDGRLYVYSPAQGVSAELKPVWAWPRADRLRAGFEGFHRFSVLAPGDLDDNGFDDVVVGMAPPPGLVSGPGGRVVIYGGGAVPDEPTAPPHLPAVAACGLQLDPVNGKPDLTVDADVLARSLYVETRTFAPDSCEVIEGCVPAGGQRRLLRFNTSIVNLGTAAATVPDVQERPDLYVWDECHGHDHLTNFAGYALRDAQGQDVVLGRKQGFYLVDYHRQCSDAAPFFLYAERMGISAGWSDIYFADIPCQWVDITDLSDGTYTLRVGVDEQDIIEEETVHPNEVSVRLVLEGDTATVLP; from the coding sequence ATGCAACAGTTTCGAGCGCTGACCCTCTCCACCCTGCTGGCGTTGTCGCTATGCGCCTGTCCCGGAGACCCCGACCCCATCCCCGATGCCGGAGCGGATGCCGGCGAGCCAGACGCCGGTGGCCCCGACGCAGGCGAACCTGACGCCGGTGAGCCAGACGCGGGCGAACCCGATGCGGGCGAGCCGGACGCGGGGCCCGGGGATGCGGGGCCGGTGCTCTCCGACGTGCCGGTGTGGGAGGTGAAGCACGACCCCGAATACACCGCGGGCTGCTTTGGCCGCTCCATCGCCATGGGCGACCTGAATGGCGATGGGCAGAAGGACCTGGTCGTCGCCGCCCCGCCGTGCCTCACCACCACGCGAGACCCGGGCCGCTTGTCCATCTTCACCGGCGAGGCTCCCTACTTCACCAAGCAACCCCTCTCCACGGTGATGAACTGGCGGAACGCCTCCACGCGCACCAACGGCAACCAGATGGTGGTGTCCACGGGCAACGTGGACGGGGACGCGTACGCGGACGTGCTCGTCTCCGGCCAGTACGGCCTGCTGGTCTTCAAGGGCCGGACAGACCTGGGCCAGCTGTTCGCGGAGCCGCTGTTCCTGGTGCCGGGAGGCGGCGTCTACAACAACGCCGTGCTCGCGGACGTCGACGGGGATGGGCTGGATGACCTGGTCAGCGTGAAGGGGACCCAGGTGTCCGTGTACCGGGCCACGCCGGGCGCGGAGGGCGGGCCCTTCACCCTCGTGCCTCGCACCCAGGCGCTCTTCACCAACAGCGTGCGGCGCGCGGGTGACTTCAACGGCGACGGCGCGCAGGACCTCGTGGTGAACAACGGGTCGTCCTTCGGCCTCTTCCTGGGGTGCAAGGCGGGTGGCACCCTGGAGTGTGATGGGCTCCTGGCGCGGAGCGCCACCTGGGGAGTGGCTTCGCGCACCCTGGCCCTGCTGCCGGACCTGAATGGGGACGGGACGTCGGAGAGCTTCCAGGGCCCGGGCGGGGGAACGCAGCAGCTGCACCTGTCGGACGCACAGTCGCCGACGGGCTTCTCCGCCACGCCCGTGTGGACCGCCATGGCCGATCCGGTCTTCTCCCTGTTCGGCAACGTCATCGTCTCGGCGGGAGACGTGGACGGAGACGGCCAGCGCAACGACTTCATCGTGGGCTCGGATGGCCGGCTCTACGTCTACTCCCCGGCACAGGGCGTCTCCGCCGAGCTGAAGCCCGTCTGGGCCTGGCCGCGCGCGGACAGGCTCCGCGCCGGGTTCGAGGGCTTCCACCGCTTCTCCGTGCTGGCGCCGGGCGACCTGGACGACAACGGCTTCGACGACGTGGTGGTGGGCATGGCCCCGCCGCCCGGGCTCGTCTCCGGACCCGGCGGGCGCGTGGTCATCTACGGCGGTGGCGCGGTGCCCGACGAACCCACGGCCCCGCCCCACCTGCCCGCGGTGGCCGCGTGTGGCCTGCAGTTGGACCCGGTGAACGGCAAGCCCGACCTCACCGTGGACGCGGACGTGCTGGCCCGCTCGCTGTATGTGGAGACCCGCACCTTCGCTCCCGATTCCTGCGAGGTCATCGAAGGCTGCGTGCCCGCCGGCGGCCAGCGGCGCCTGCTGCGCTTCAACACCTCCATCGTCAACCTGGGCACCGCCGCGGCCACCGTGCCCGACGTGCAGGAGCGTCCGGACCTCTACGTCTGGGACGAGTGCCACGGGCACGACCACCTGACGAACTTCGCTGGGTACGCGCTGCGCGACGCGCAGGGCCAGGACGTCGTCCTGGGACGCAAGCAGGGCTTCTACCTCGTGGACTACCACCGCCAGTGCTCGGACGCGGCGCCGTTCTTCCTCTACGCCGAGCGCATGGGCATCTCCGCCGGCTGGTCGGACATCTACTTCGCGGACATCCCCTGCCAGTGGGTCGACATCACCGACCTCTCCGACGGCACGTACACCCTGCGCGTGGGCGTGGACGAGCAGGACATCATCGAGGAGGAGACAGTCCACCCCAACGAAGTGTCTGTGCGCCTGGTGCTGGAGGGCGACACGGCCACCGTCCTTCCGTAA
- a CDS encoding cysteine desulfurase family protein → MSPTERPLYLDHNATTPIDPEVVDAMLPYLREEFGNPSSGHPYGRRARAALEEARAKVAALIGAGPGDILFTSGGTEANNLAIRGTTEARAERRHVLTSVIEHPATKLPCDSLEWRGWRVTWLPVDAEGRVRVEDAAQALDAAGADTALVTLMHANNETGVLQPVAEVAALAHRHGATVHTDAAQSVGKVPVDVGVLGVDLLTLVGHKLRAPKGVGALYVRPGTPLRPFVLGGGQERGLRPGTENVPYAVALGTACDLARARLARGTAAGVALRERLWERLRAEVPGLALNGHATERLPNTLNVRFPGVKGSDVLAAAPEVAASTGSACHEGGESASAVLRAMGLPEAEALGAVRLSLGPDTTEAQVDRAAAALAAAWRKAGGR, encoded by the coding sequence ATGAGCCCTACCGAGCGCCCCCTGTACCTGGACCACAACGCCACCACCCCCATCGACCCGGAGGTGGTGGACGCGATGCTGCCGTACCTCCGCGAGGAGTTCGGCAACCCCTCCAGCGGGCACCCGTATGGCAGGCGGGCCCGCGCCGCGCTGGAGGAGGCCCGCGCGAAGGTGGCGGCCCTCATCGGCGCGGGGCCCGGGGACATCCTCTTCACCTCCGGCGGCACCGAGGCCAACAACCTCGCCATCCGCGGCACCACGGAGGCTCGCGCGGAGCGACGCCATGTCCTCACCTCCGTGATTGAGCACCCGGCGACGAAGCTGCCCTGCGACTCGCTGGAGTGGCGGGGCTGGCGCGTGACGTGGCTGCCGGTGGACGCGGAGGGCCGCGTGCGGGTGGAGGACGCGGCGCAGGCGCTGGACGCGGCGGGCGCGGACACCGCGCTGGTGACGCTGATGCACGCCAACAACGAGACGGGCGTCCTCCAGCCGGTGGCTGAAGTCGCGGCGCTGGCCCACCGGCACGGCGCCACCGTGCACACGGACGCGGCGCAGTCGGTGGGCAAGGTGCCGGTGGACGTGGGCGTGCTCGGCGTGGACCTGCTGACGCTGGTGGGGCACAAGCTGCGCGCGCCCAAGGGCGTGGGCGCGCTGTACGTGCGCCCCGGCACGCCGCTGCGGCCCTTCGTGCTGGGCGGCGGCCAGGAGCGGGGCCTGCGGCCGGGGACGGAGAACGTGCCCTACGCCGTGGCCCTGGGCACCGCGTGCGACCTGGCGCGCGCGAGGCTGGCGCGGGGGACGGCGGCCGGGGTGGCCCTGCGCGAGCGGCTGTGGGAGCGGCTGCGGGCGGAGGTGCCCGGGCTGGCGCTGAATGGCCACGCCACCGAGCGGCTGCCCAACACCCTCAACGTGCGCTTCCCGGGCGTGAAGGGCAGCGACGTGCTGGCGGCGGCGCCGGAGGTGGCGGCGTCCACCGGCTCGGCCTGCCACGAGGGCGGCGAGTCCGCCTCCGCGGTGCTGCGCGCCATGGGCCTCCCCGAGGCCGAGGCCCTGGGCGCGGTGCGGCTGTCCCTGGGGCCGGACACCACCGAGGCCCAGGTGGACCGGGCGGCGGCGGCGCTGGCGGCGGCCTGGCGGAAGGCAGGCGGGCGCTGA
- a CDS encoding ABC transporter permease: MSFRVDVWEGARIALFSLRSNRLRTVLTTVGIGVGVCTLLAIVGIIQGINRSFEEQLSEIGANTIQVSKFPWTMRGDWWEYRNRKDLSADLVGPILKSSEHVLAVAPIYFERVEGRFLDRKMAAVTIVGTTPDYATVSSFVVDSGRFLTDSDVDQRASVVVIGAELVRSLFPGINPLGHRILLEGRPYRVVGTLEPKGTILGENQDVVVMVPYRTFLSHFGKRRSPNIAVAVDSPENVLKVQDAMTPVLRRERNTPPGIPDDFAINRPEQLANMYAQLTGALYGAATGVGFITLLVGGIGIMNIMLVSVRERTREIGVRRALGAKKRTIIIQFLMEASSVSALGGTMGTLAGLGLARTVSLVTPLAAAVEPLTVVFGVGFAAMVGLLFGIWPAARAANLDPVEALRHE, encoded by the coding sequence GTGAGCTTCCGGGTCGATGTGTGGGAGGGAGCGCGCATCGCGCTGTTCTCACTCCGTTCCAACCGCCTGCGGACCGTGCTGACGACGGTGGGCATCGGCGTGGGGGTGTGCACCCTGCTGGCCATCGTCGGCATCATCCAGGGCATCAACCGCTCCTTCGAGGAGCAGCTCTCCGAGATTGGCGCCAACACCATCCAGGTCTCCAAGTTCCCATGGACGATGCGGGGGGACTGGTGGGAGTACCGCAACCGCAAGGACCTGTCCGCGGACCTGGTGGGGCCCATCCTCAAGTCGTCCGAGCACGTGCTGGCCGTCGCCCCCATCTACTTCGAGCGCGTGGAAGGCCGCTTCCTGGACCGGAAGATGGCCGCGGTGACGATTGTCGGCACTACGCCGGACTACGCCACCGTGTCCTCCTTCGTCGTCGACAGCGGGCGCTTCCTCACGGACTCGGACGTGGACCAGCGTGCGTCGGTGGTCGTCATCGGCGCGGAGCTGGTGCGCTCGCTCTTCCCCGGCATCAACCCGCTGGGGCACCGCATCCTCCTGGAGGGCCGGCCCTACCGCGTGGTGGGGACGCTCGAGCCCAAGGGCACCATCCTCGGAGAGAACCAGGACGTCGTGGTGATGGTGCCCTACCGCACCTTCCTGTCGCACTTCGGCAAGCGGCGCTCGCCCAACATCGCGGTGGCGGTGGACTCGCCGGAGAACGTCCTCAAGGTGCAGGACGCGATGACGCCCGTGCTGCGCCGGGAGCGGAACACGCCGCCGGGAATCCCGGACGACTTCGCCATCAACCGCCCCGAGCAGCTCGCCAACATGTACGCCCAGCTCACCGGGGCGCTCTACGGCGCGGCCACGGGCGTAGGCTTCATCACCCTGCTGGTGGGCGGCATCGGCATCATGAACATCATGCTGGTGTCGGTGCGCGAGCGGACGCGCGAGATTGGCGTGCGGCGGGCGCTGGGAGCGAAGAAGCGCACCATCATCATCCAGTTCCTCATGGAGGCCTCCAGCGTGTCCGCGCTGGGCGGCACCATGGGCACGCTGGCGGGGTTGGGGCTGGCGCGCACGGTGTCGCTGGTAACACCGCTGGCGGCGGCGGTGGAGCCGCTGACGGTGGTGTTCGGCGTGGGCTTCGCGGCCATGGTGGGGCTGCTGTTCGGCATCTGGCCGGCGGCGCGTGCGGCGAACCTGGACCCGGTGGAAGCCCTCCGCCATGAGTGA
- a CDS encoding ABC transporter permease yields MMALWDTLRLAFGTFISNPLRSFLTLLGIVIGATTVVSMMGLIQGLRNQVNESLSELGTNCFQVQRLPFGGELSLAELSRRPRLNEGDLEAIREQPSVLTAAAEDSKGGFKVSTSLRESRPNVSIWAGTPEYFQTNSVQVQEGRAFTDTEYLDGRRVVVIGLDLADTLFPGLDPLGQTLRIQGRSFQVVGTLKRKGGFLGGGSQDNQVMMPLSVFRQLFGVRDYRVSIQARTSELVPRAQDEVTLLMRRRHALKPMEPDDFFVFSNESAAETFNKISQVISVASFGVCLLSLLVGGIGILNIMLVAVTERTREIGIRKALGAKKRRILAQFATEAVVLSLTGGVLGVALGVALAHLARWVMGLPTEVPAWAVGLSLAMSCGVGLAFGIYPAARAAKLDPVEAMRTE; encoded by the coding sequence ATGATGGCACTGTGGGACACCCTGCGGCTGGCGTTCGGGACGTTCATCTCCAACCCGCTGCGCTCCTTCCTGACGTTGCTGGGCATCGTCATCGGCGCCACCACGGTGGTGTCGATGATGGGGCTCATCCAGGGGCTGCGGAACCAGGTCAACGAGAGCCTGTCCGAGCTGGGCACCAACTGCTTCCAGGTGCAGCGGCTGCCCTTCGGCGGCGAGCTGTCGCTGGCGGAGCTGTCGCGGCGGCCCCGGCTGAACGAGGGTGACTTGGAGGCCATCCGCGAGCAGCCGTCGGTGCTGACGGCGGCGGCGGAGGACTCCAAGGGTGGCTTCAAGGTGTCCACGTCCCTGCGCGAGTCGCGGCCCAACGTGTCCATCTGGGCGGGCACGCCGGAGTACTTCCAGACGAACTCGGTGCAGGTGCAGGAGGGGCGGGCCTTCACGGATACGGAGTACCTGGACGGGCGGCGTGTGGTGGTGATTGGCCTGGACCTGGCGGACACGCTCTTCCCGGGGTTGGACCCGCTGGGGCAGACGCTTCGCATCCAGGGCCGGAGCTTCCAGGTGGTGGGCACGCTCAAGCGCAAGGGCGGCTTCCTGGGCGGAGGCAGCCAGGACAACCAGGTGATGATGCCGCTGTCGGTGTTCCGCCAGCTGTTCGGCGTGAGGGACTACCGGGTGAGCATCCAGGCGCGCACGTCGGAGCTGGTGCCGCGGGCGCAGGACGAGGTGACGCTGCTGATGCGGCGGCGGCACGCGCTGAAGCCGATGGAGCCGGACGACTTCTTCGTGTTCTCCAACGAGAGCGCCGCGGAGACGTTCAACAAAATCTCCCAGGTCATCTCCGTGGCCAGCTTCGGGGTGTGCCTGCTGTCGCTGCTGGTGGGCGGCATCGGCATCCTGAACATCATGCTGGTGGCCGTGACGGAGCGGACGCGGGAGATTGGCATCCGCAAGGCGCTGGGCGCGAAGAAGCGCCGCATCCTGGCGCAGTTCGCCACCGAGGCGGTGGTGCTGTCGCTGACGGGTGGCGTGCTGGGCGTGGCCCTGGGCGTGGCCCTGGCGCACCTGGCGCGGTGGGTGATGGGGCTGCCCACGGAGGTGCCCGCGTGGGCGGTGGGCCTGTCGCTGGCGATGAGCTGCGGCGTGGGGCTGGCCTTCGGCATCTACCCCGCTGCGCGCGCGGCGAAGCTGGACCCGGTGGAGGCGATGCGCACGGAGTGA